Proteins encoded by one window of Vitis vinifera cultivar Pinot Noir 40024 chromosome 10, ASM3070453v1:
- the LOC100261530 gene encoding uncharacterized protein LOC100261530: MARATARIPAIHRNFLSANLELGFTAGQAASLSDMAFGFLEDGEGWPESFSSTGGCSENGALDDDEDDADKEKNSSSVEENKNFWESQHQILHTTLCRTSSLESGIRNATKEALKEIQMDDNVCVCLRPVVGGCRSCLLREVSDRLRNAGYNCAICKSKWRSSPNIPSGEHTFLDVVHNSSAKKGEVRVIIELNFRAEFEMARASEEYNRLIRRLPEVFVGKVERLHTLVKILCMAAKKCMKEKKMHMGPWRKHRYMQAKWLSTCVRSTSTSSLLSGDSGRLPKPKASMLTVDLMEKLPNMHCTAVEVV; the protein is encoded by the exons ATGGCCAGAGCGACGGCGAGAATTCCGGCCATTCACCGGAACTTTTTGTCTGCTAATCTTGAGCTTGGGTTTACCGCCGGACAAGCTGCGAGTTTGTCTGACATGGCGTTCGGGTTTCTTGAGGACGGCGAAGGGTGGCCGGAGAGCTTTAGCAGTACTGGTGGGTGCAGTGAAAATGGAGCATTGGATGATGACGAAGATGATGCTGATAAGGAGAAGAACTCTAGTAGTGTGGAAGAGAACAAGAATTTTTGGGAGTCCCAGCACCAGATTTTACAT ACAACCTTATGCAGAACTAGCTCTCTAGAATCAGGGATTCGGAATGCCACCAAGGAGGCATTGAAGGAAATACAAATGGATGACAACGTCTGCGTCTGCCTGAGACCAGTTGTTGGTGGTTGCCGGAGTTGTCTGTTGAGAGAAGTCTCCGACCGTCTTCGAAATGCTGGCTACAACTGTGCTATCTGCAAGTCAAAATGGAGGAGCTCACCAAATATCCCATCAG GTGAACACACCTTCTTGGATGTGGTCCACAACTCAAGCGCCAAGAAAGGAGAGGTGAGGGTGATAATTGAGCTGAATTTTCGAGCTGAATTCGAGATGGCAAGAGCCAGTGAAGAATACAACCGACTAATCCGCAGACTCCCTGAAGTATTCGTGGGAAAGGTAGAAAGATTACACACCCTAGTTAAGATCTTGTGTATGGCTGCCAAAAAGTgcatgaaagagaagaaaatgcaCATGGGTCCATGGAGGAAACACAGGTACATGCAAGCCAAATGGCTTAGCACATGCGTAAGGAGTACATCAACATCCAGCTTGCTGTCCGGGGACTCCGGCCGGTTGCCAAAGCCAAAGGCTTCTATGTTGACTGTAGATTTGATGGAGAAGTTGCCTAATATGCATTGTACTGCTGTCGAGGTCGTGTGA